CGGCACGCCGACGACATGCACTACATGGGCGGCGCCATGCTCTCGGACAACCTCGCCGAGGCCGGCACCATGTTCGCCTACGCGACCCTCCCGCCCGACCCCGCCGTGGTCGGCGACCGCTGGCGCGAGATGTGGCACGAACGCCTGGAGAACTCCGGTCCCTGGGTCCTGCCCTGGCTGCGCCACCAGCGCCGGGACGACTACTGGCGGCACGCCTCCGTCGCCGAGGACTACTCGGCCGTCCAGTGCCCCGTCCTCGCCTCCAGCGGCTGGGCGGACGGCTACTCCAACGCCGTGACCCGGCTGCTCGGCAACCTGGACGTGCCCCGCAAGGGACTGATCGGCCCCTGGTCGCACAAGTTCCCCCACCTCGGAGAGCCCGGCCCCGCCATCGGTTACCTCCAGGAAGTGGTGCGCTGGTGGGACCACTGGCTCAAGGGCGTCGACAACGGCGTCATGGACGGCCCCATGCTGCGCACCTGGATGCAGGACAGCGTGCCCCCGTCCACCTCCTACGAGGAGCGCCCCGGCCGCTGGGTGGCCGAACCCACCTGGCCGTCCCCGCAGATCCATCCCGTCAGGTACCCGCTGACCCGCCACCGGATCAACCCGCCGGTCGACGCCGCCCCCGATGCGGATGCCGACGTCGATCTCGGTGGCGGCAGCGACGGCGCCCGGATGACCGTACGGTCGCCGCTGTCCGTCGGGCAGTTCGCCGGCAAGTGGGCCTCCTACAACGCGCCCCCGGACCTGCCGTACGACCAGCGTGAGGAGGACGGCGGTTCCCTCGTCTTCGAGACCGAGCCGCTGACCGAACGGCTGGAGATCCTCGGCTCACCGACCGTGGAGCTGGACCTCGCGGCGGACCGGCCGGTCGCGATGGTCGCCGCGCGTCTGTCCGACGTGAGCCCCGAGGGCGCCGCCACCCGTGTCACCTACGGTCTGCTCAACATCACCCGCCGGGAGAGCACCGAGAACCCCGAGCCCCTGGAGCCGGGGACGCGGTACCGCGCGACCGTCCAGCTCAACGGAGTGGCCCAGGCGTTCCCGCCCGGCCACCGGGTCCGGCTCTCCCTGTCCACGTCGTACTGGCCGCTCGCCTGGCCGCCGCCCGAGCCGGCGCTGCTGAGCGTGTACGAGGGCTCCAGCACCCTCACGCTCCCCGTGCGCCCGACGGAGGAACCGGACGGGCTGCCGGCGAACCCGTTCGAGGAGCCCGAGGGCACCTCACCGCTGTCCGTCACGCGGCTGACCGCCCCGGACGCCCGGTGGGAGGTGAAGCGCGACATGGTCGACTACCGCGCCGAACTGGAGATCGTGAAGGACCAGGGACTCGTCCACTTCGACGAGATCGGTCTCGACGTCGGCCGCCGCGCCTACGAGCGCTACACCTCCGTCGCCGACGACTTCACCTCGGCCACCGGCGAGTCGACCTGGACCATGCGCTTCAGGCGCGACGACTGGGACGTCCGCGTGGAGACGCACACGAGGCTGACCTGCGACGAGACGGACTTCTTCGTGGACGCCACGCTGGACGGCTACGAGGGCGGGCGCCGGGTCTTCTCGCGCACCTGGAACGAGACGGTGCCGCGGGACCTGCTGTAGGGGCCGGACGCGTCTTTCCGCGTCGGCCGGGCACCCGCAGAGGAAGAGCCGCACACCACGACATCATTCGAGGAGACGTTGCAGCGTGAGCACACTCACTGGTCTTGAACGAGCCATGGAACGCTTCGGAGGGTCGCTGCTCGCGCACTTCCG
This region of Streptomyces ortus genomic DNA includes:
- a CDS encoding CocE/NonD family hydrolase, whose amino-acid sequence is MRYVSNLPYATKEEEDVRIPMPDGVQLSARVRRPTSSDNEPVPAVLEYIPYRKRDLTSVRDSLHHPYIAGHGYACVRVDLRGTGDSEGVLRDEYLEQEQADAEAVLAWLADQPWCDGSTGMMGLSWGAFAALQVAARQPPSLRAVVIASFTDDRHADDMHYMGGAMLSDNLAEAGTMFAYATLPPDPAVVGDRWREMWHERLENSGPWVLPWLRHQRRDDYWRHASVAEDYSAVQCPVLASSGWADGYSNAVTRLLGNLDVPRKGLIGPWSHKFPHLGEPGPAIGYLQEVVRWWDHWLKGVDNGVMDGPMLRTWMQDSVPPSTSYEERPGRWVAEPTWPSPQIHPVRYPLTRHRINPPVDAAPDADADVDLGGGSDGARMTVRSPLSVGQFAGKWASYNAPPDLPYDQREEDGGSLVFETEPLTERLEILGSPTVELDLAADRPVAMVAARLSDVSPEGAATRVTYGLLNITRRESTENPEPLEPGTRYRATVQLNGVAQAFPPGHRVRLSLSTSYWPLAWPPPEPALLSVYEGSSTLTLPVRPTEEPDGLPANPFEEPEGTSPLSVTRLTAPDARWEVKRDMVDYRAELEIVKDQGLVHFDEIGLDVGRRAYERYTSVADDFTSATGESTWTMRFRRDDWDVRVETHTRLTCDETDFFVDATLDGYEGGRRVFSRTWNETVPRDLL